A DNA window from Schistocerca americana isolate TAMUIC-IGC-003095 chromosome 4, iqSchAmer2.1, whole genome shotgun sequence contains the following coding sequences:
- the LOC124612528 gene encoding protein distal antenna-like, giving the protein MASAKTAPSLVPVKRPIRQLSVLEKLEAIERVHNGESKASVARDIGVPESTLRGWCKSEDKLRNVAQSCGGGGGTPDSQHSGGAAELAELDALVEQGTSGDHPAIKRMRTASDDEKASVAAVAAASDIEDSLWYWLKQDHQHVSNQLFAVAAADKLAAAAAAGAAVAAVANGGSGGGVAGGAASAAAPANAGWFWRWYKRYGYTQYPGDPLAALTAAPAPDLRAAGAALNGGGGGTASRSAALLDSVLLNNNNNLAAVAPAFNNNHGNTNTSATTHHDQHNSGASNGTNANGSAGNNNGSSDEDDELDESDEPPATAAEAVTHGEKFLRWLECCSDPSITAMQILQFRYLLNNVRACADRRARQTKTKKARSRRK; this is encoded by the coding sequence ATGGCGAGCGCGAAGACTGCGCCGTCGCTAGTGCCTGTTAAAAGGCCCATTCGCCagctgtctgtgctggagaagctAGAGGCGATCGAGCGTGTGCACAATGGGGAGTCGAAGGCTTCTGTGGCACGCGACATCGGTGTGCCCGAGTCGACACTGCGAGGCTGGTGCAAAAGCGAAGACAAGCTGCGTAACGTAGCGCAGTCCTGTGGAGGTGGTGGTGGAACGCCGGACTCTCAACATTCGGGCGGTGCCGCAGAATTAGCAGAACTTGACGCACTTGTGGAACAAGGAACCTCCGGTGATCATCCAGCCATTAAACGAATGAGGACGGCGTCCGATGACGAGAAGGCTTCTGTCGCTGCCGTCGCCGCCGCTTCCGATATAGAGGATTCTTTGTGGTACTGGCTGAAACAGGACCACCAGCATGTGAGTAATCAGCTGTTCGCAGTGGCAGCGGCGGACAAGCTGGCAGCAGCAGCGGCCGCTGGGGCGGCAGTAGCGGCCGTCGCCAACGGCGGAAGCGGAGGCGGCGTCGCCGGGGGAGCAGCGTCTGCGGCGGCACCGGCCAACGCCGGATGGTTCTGGCGTTGGTATAAGCGATACGGCTACACGCAATATCCCGGTGATCCGTTGGCGGCTCTTACAGCCGCTCCCGCACCGGACCTCAGGGCTGCGGGGGCGGCGCTAAACGGTGGTGGGGGAGGCACGGCCTCCAGGTCAGCGGCGCTTCTCGACAGCGTGCTTCTCAATAACAACAATAACCTGGCTGCAGTCGCTCCTGCATTCAACAACAATCACGGAAATACCAATACGTCAGCGACGACGCACCACGACCAGCACAATAGCGGCGCCAGTAACGGTACGAACGCGAATGGCAGCGCCGGCAACAACAACGGATCGTCGGACGAGGACGACGAGCTGGACGAGTCGGACGAACCACCTGCAACGGCGGCGGAGGCCGTGACGCACGGAGAGAAGTTTCTCCGGTGGCTGGAATGCTGCTCTGATCCTAGCATCACAGCtatgcagattcttcagtttcgcTACTTGCTCAACAATGTGCGGGCGTGCGCCGATCGACGTGCGAGACAGACAAAAACGAAAAAAGCGCGCTCCAGGAGAAAGTAA